The following coding sequences lie in one Pontibacter sp. G13 genomic window:
- the rfbC gene encoding dTDP-4-dehydrorhamnose 3,5-epimerase, translating to MGFRRLKTSLQDVYLIEPKIFGDDRGFFLELYNANKFKDIGLGHLNFVQDNLSFSRKGALRGLHFQRPPHAQGKLVSVLQGKVLDVAVDLRKNSPTFGQSVCVELDSEKRNMLYIPEGFAHGFQVISDECLFLYKCTNFYHPEADAGLAWDDPTLNIPWLDIPPVLSQKDQNHPHLAEFDSPF from the coding sequence ATGGGGTTCCGCAGACTTAAGACCTCTCTGCAAGACGTTTATTTGATCGAACCGAAGATATTTGGGGATGATCGTGGATTCTTTCTTGAATTGTACAATGCGAACAAGTTCAAGGATATTGGCCTCGGCCATCTCAATTTTGTACAAGATAACCTCTCATTCTCCCGCAAAGGGGCATTGAGAGGTTTACATTTTCAAAGACCGCCTCATGCGCAAGGAAAGCTGGTCTCTGTGCTACAGGGAAAAGTGTTGGACGTCGCCGTGGACCTGCGCAAAAACTCACCTACTTTTGGTCAATCCGTCTGTGTAGAACTGGATTCCGAAAAACGGAATATGCTCTACATCCCTGAAGGCTTTGCACATGGATTTCAGGTCATTTCGGATGAGTGCCTATTTCTTTACAAATGCACCAATTTTTATCATCCCGAAGCCGATGCTGGTTTGGCTTGGGATGATCCTACCTTGAACATTCCTTGGTTGGATATTCCTCCTGTTCTGTCCCAAAAGGACCAAAACCACCCACATTTGGCTGAATTTGATAGCCCATTCTAG
- the rfbA gene encoding glucose-1-phosphate thymidylyltransferase RfbA codes for MKGIILAGGSGTRLHPLTIPVSKQLMPVYDKPMIYYPLSTLLSAGIRDILIISTPRDLPFFKELLGSGEELGVSFSYEVQANPEGLAQAFIIGAPFVGDDDAALILGDNIFYGERLEETLVESRDRVTNSRGGLVFAYHVANPTAYGVVEFDQQQKAISIEEKPEIPKSSYAVPGIYFYDNSVVEIAKGLKPSARGELEITDVNRIFLDANKLHVSILGRGTAWLDTGTHESLLQAGNFVQIIEKRQGLKIGCIEEVAYRKGFMDAKQLEERAKSLLKSGYGQYLMGLLEE; via the coding sequence ATGAAAGGTATAATCTTAGCAGGTGGCTCCGGTACGCGCCTACATCCGTTGACGATCCCCGTCAGCAAGCAATTGATGCCCGTGTATGACAAGCCGATGATCTATTATCCTTTGTCTACACTCCTGTCCGCGGGCATTCGAGATATCCTGATCATTTCCACGCCTAGGGATCTTCCTTTTTTCAAGGAACTGCTAGGCTCCGGTGAAGAGTTGGGAGTATCCTTTTCCTATGAGGTTCAGGCAAATCCAGAAGGGTTGGCACAGGCCTTTATCATTGGCGCTCCATTCGTAGGAGATGATGATGCCGCTCTGATTCTCGGAGATAATATCTTTTACGGGGAACGATTGGAGGAAACCTTGGTAGAATCTCGAGATCGAGTCACGAATTCTCGTGGAGGACTTGTATTTGCCTACCATGTGGCCAATCCTACTGCTTACGGTGTGGTCGAATTTGATCAACAGCAGAAGGCGATCTCCATTGAGGAAAAGCCCGAGATTCCAAAATCCTCGTATGCTGTCCCAGGCATTTATTTCTATGATAATTCTGTGGTGGAAATTGCTAAAGGTCTTAAGCCTTCAGCTCGAGGGGAATTGGAGATCACGGATGTAAACAGAATCTTTCTGGATGCCAACAAATTGCATGTGTCCATTTTGGGCAGAGGAACAGCATGGTTGGATACTGGCACCCACGAATCACTCCTCCAGGCAGGCAATTTTGTCCAAATTATCGAAAAACGGCAGGGATTGAAGATTGGATGCATCGAGGAGGTGGCCTACCGAAAAGGATTCATGGATGCCAAGCAATTGGAGGAGAGAGCAAAGTCTCTTCTGAAATCTGGATACGGACAATATTTGATGGGTCTGTTGGAAGAATAA